A genomic region of Methanosarcina thermophila TM-1 contains the following coding sequences:
- a CDS encoding threonine--tRNA ligase, whose amino-acid sequence MQLLLIHSDYIEYETKKQTPVAEKIEESLKSGRLEEALTAFMAVESVDEANPEETIEKTVSEIEKVAAQVKTNRIMLYPYAHLSSDLSSPKTAVQVLKGVEAALSGKYEVKRAPFGWYKAFSISCKGHPLSELSRSIRPEAAAKPAGKVEATGEKEEVVSEALKAESTAKSYWRILTPDGELHEVENFDLTPYPKLQQFVNYEISKSRAVERTPPHVELMRRLELADYEPGSDSGNMRYYPKGRLVKSLLENYVLDVSTCFGAMEVETPIMYDMNHPTLKKYLDRFPARQYSIESDKRQMFLRFAACFGQFLMSHDMTISYRNLPLRMIEMTRYSFRKEQRGELVGLRRLRAFTMPDMHTLCADMDQAVDQFKQQYDLCIDVLENIGIHINDYEVAIRFTRDFYESNKELVVNMAKTVNKPVLVEMWDTRFFYFVLKFEFNFVDALAKASALSTVQIDVENAERYDISYVNPDGKLERPIVLHCSPSGAIERCIYALLEKAAMETEEGKVPMLPVWLSPTQVRILPISEKHIAFAEEVSQKLDCRVDIDDRDLSVGKKIRDAGREWIPYVVVIGDKEVEEGSINVTIRAESEQNKPKKVQITPEELNMRVRGEIAGKPYRKLPLAKYLSLRPKFF is encoded by the coding sequence ATGCAGTTATTGCTCATTCACTCTGATTATATTGAATACGAAACCAAAAAACAAACCCCAGTTGCTGAAAAAATTGAAGAATCCTTAAAGTCCGGCAGGCTTGAGGAAGCGCTTACCGCTTTTATGGCTGTGGAAAGTGTAGATGAGGCAAATCCTGAAGAGACCATAGAAAAGACAGTTTCTGAAATCGAGAAGGTAGCAGCCCAGGTCAAAACTAACCGTATAATGCTTTATCCTTATGCTCACTTAAGCTCGGATCTTTCCTCTCCAAAGACTGCAGTACAGGTTCTTAAAGGAGTCGAGGCTGCGCTCTCAGGTAAGTATGAGGTTAAACGTGCTCCCTTCGGCTGGTATAAGGCTTTCAGTATAAGCTGTAAAGGGCATCCGCTCTCCGAGCTTTCCAGAAGTATCCGCCCTGAGGCGGCTGCAAAACCGGCAGGCAAGGTAGAAGCAACTGGAGAAAAGGAAGAGGTTGTTTCCGAAGCTCTCAAAGCCGAAAGTACGGCAAAATCCTACTGGCGTATCCTCACTCCTGATGGAGAACTTCATGAAGTTGAGAACTTTGACCTTACGCCTTACCCCAAACTTCAGCAATTCGTAAACTACGAAATTTCCAAGAGCAGGGCTGTTGAGCGTACTCCTCCCCATGTGGAGCTTATGCGGAGACTTGAGCTTGCAGATTACGAGCCTGGGTCTGACTCCGGAAATATGCGCTACTATCCCAAAGGCAGGCTTGTAAAATCCCTCCTTGAGAACTATGTGCTTGATGTCTCAACCTGTTTCGGGGCAATGGAAGTCGAAACACCTATCATGTACGACATGAACCATCCGACCCTGAAAAAATATCTTGACAGGTTCCCCGCAAGACAGTATTCCATCGAGTCCGACAAACGGCAAATGTTTCTGCGTTTTGCAGCCTGTTTCGGGCAGTTTCTTATGAGTCACGACATGACAATTTCCTACAGGAACCTGCCTCTTCGGATGATTGAAATGACCCGCTACAGTTTCAGGAAGGAACAGCGGGGAGAACTTGTGGGCTTGAGAAGGCTTCGAGCTTTCACCATGCCTGATATGCATACTCTCTGCGCAGATATGGACCAGGCTGTGGACCAGTTTAAGCAGCAGTATGACCTCTGTATCGATGTGCTTGAAAACATTGGAATCCATATTAATGATTACGAGGTTGCTATCCGATTTACCAGAGACTTTTATGAGTCGAATAAAGAGCTTGTAGTCAATATGGCAAAGACAGTCAATAAACCCGTGCTTGTTGAGATGTGGGATACCCGCTTCTTCTACTTCGTGCTCAAGTTCGAATTTAACTTCGTAGATGCCCTTGCAAAGGCAAGTGCACTTTCCACGGTTCAGATTGATGTTGAAAACGCAGAGAGGTACGATATTTCCTATGTAAATCCGGATGGCAAGCTGGAACGACCCATCGTGCTTCACTGCTCCCCCAGCGGAGCAATCGAGCGCTGCATTTACGCCCTTCTTGAAAAGGCTGCAATGGAAACTGAAGAAGGAAAGGTTCCCATGTTGCCTGTCTGGCTTTCTCCTACCCAGGTAAGAATTTTGCCAATTTCAGAAAAACACATTGCCTTTGCTGAAGAGGTTTCACAAAAACTGGACTGCAGGGTTGATATTGACGACCGCGACTTGTCAGTAGGCAAGAAAATCAGGGATGCAGGCAGGGAATGGATTCCTTACGTGGTGGTAATTGGAGATAAAGAAGTCGAGGAAGGCAGCATTAATGTAACCATCCGGGCTGAGTCTGAACAGAATAAGCCGAAAAAAGTGCAGATTACTCCGGAAGAACTCAACATGAGGGTCAGAGGCGAGATTGCAGGAAAACCGTACCGGAAACTGCCGCTTGCAAAGTATCTCTCTTTAAGACCGAAGTTCTTCTAA
- a CDS encoding AI-2E family transporter gives MRFNQTPDGVSQLIASKWKIGAALAVALLLYFAILILLPLADGIVLGIVFAYIARPIQIKFRKHRKVGALIASLCIFIPIVFIIGAGIVEILNQISWVIEHQTAVAAAILNFVNSLNIPREILIRINTTIWDLFTSLLPTVGSIGLLSYAQSIGLFVINFIISIIFCYFILADGDRLYCAFLGVVPKEYKEIVNRYASHLDMILKGIFVGNAYSALIVSVTSVFVFYAFGFSHVLALATLVFIASIVPLFAGYMILIPLALMRYLELGFESAATFFLVSTIIIYGPPELILRPYLTSLKSRIHPMLLMLAFLGGAFVGGIAGFFAAPILLGALVAAYRVYQEQNHPELVEANLEVKNIGHHCSAGSEK, from the coding sequence ATGAGATTCAATCAAACCCCGGATGGAGTAAGCCAGTTAATCGCCAGTAAATGGAAAATTGGAGCAGCCCTGGCAGTAGCCCTGCTTCTATACTTTGCTATTCTAATCTTGCTGCCCCTCGCAGATGGAATCGTATTGGGCATAGTCTTTGCTTACATTGCCAGACCTATCCAGATAAAATTCAGAAAGCATAGAAAAGTCGGGGCTCTCATAGCCAGCCTGTGCATATTCATTCCTATAGTATTCATTATTGGGGCAGGCATTGTTGAGATTCTTAACCAGATCTCCTGGGTTATTGAGCATCAGACAGCGGTTGCGGCAGCAATCCTAAATTTTGTAAATTCCCTGAATATTCCGAGAGAGATATTGATAAGAATTAATACTACTATCTGGGATCTCTTTACCTCACTGCTCCCTACGGTGGGCAGCATAGGGCTTCTTTCATATGCACAGAGCATCGGACTTTTTGTCATCAATTTTATAATTTCGATCATTTTCTGCTATTTTATACTTGCAGATGGAGATCGGCTTTACTGCGCTTTTCTTGGCGTGGTACCGAAAGAATACAAGGAAATAGTAAACCGTTACGCAAGTCATCTTGATATGATCCTTAAGGGAATTTTCGTTGGCAATGCTTACTCTGCCCTGATAGTAAGTGTGACCTCGGTTTTTGTTTTCTACGCATTTGGGTTTTCCCATGTACTTGCCCTTGCAACCCTGGTCTTCATAGCTTCGATAGTTCCTCTTTTTGCCGGATATATGATACTTATACCTCTTGCTTTAATGAGGTACCTTGAGCTCGGATTTGAGAGTGCAGCGACTTTCTTTTTGGTCTCCACCATCATAATCTACGGTCCTCCGGAACTCATCCTAAGGCCTTACCTGACCAGCCTGAAATCGCGGATTCATCCTATGCTGCTCATGCTTGCTTTCCTTGGCGGAGCTTTTGTCGGAGGAATTGCTGGTTTTTTTGCAGCTCCTATTCTTCTGGGAGCTCTGGTTGCAGCTTACAGGGTTTATCAGGAACAGAACCATCCCGAACTTGTAGAGGCTAACCTCGAAGTTAAAAACATTGGACACCATTGCAGTGCTGGCTCAGAGAAGTAA
- a CDS encoding phosphoadenosine phosphosulfate reductase domain-containing protein, with protein MQQKKEKFQASGSLEPERNNQDRKGFQISDNKISRNSGNKVSRYPDKKASRSPDKKSSQTPKGKSENKSTGFKRGASERKQAFSKSRGSEKSPDIANQKKSSHRFEYEDDQIFWCKKCNLPLIGEECGRCGGRGKSLQLSQPADVRFCSPYEREVLDRELYLAFGCNPLGKRLILLNKIPGEDKTDEVIVDGFVFGILRFDLSKMDYSFEPTLQGTKILLKHAEGRKVELKKTNRHLSGKSVSSESIEAFDSNIKAGDFVLITAGSLTGYGVSLIDGNDFSDYTTLPETKNRNKLESSTGAGTKILRIKKIDGSEITLHPETPDLDACIEANKKHLQVLGKNAINTIRGIISRKEYRNLPVYVSFSGGKDSLVALDLARASLKQRELKAFFLNTGIEFPETVEFVRSFCREKGILLNEANAGSAFWDQVGKFGPPAKDFRWCCKVCKLASAGDIIDAGKENFSLKSSGDVTYLTIDGKRKHESFSRARIAASETNPFVPAQLNIFPIRDWKAIEVWLYIHWRGLSYNPLYDLGFERVGCWLCPSALAAEYAMVKELHPEMYAKWNAFLLKWAKERGLSEKFVEHGFWRWKELPPKMLRLAEELGISVLPGENTENFEIEVVGGISPCRAGGYSIEAGVKGIREKEAAGFVNVLGNTVYAEDLGMLLIKTRTGTVKFFSNGNLLASSETKEKAVSLFKETARQFVRLSRCTGCGICVKACPVGAVSLEGKIPHVSEACIRCGKCTESCVVTRYFDKLVPDLDQRLKI; from the coding sequence ATGCAGCAGAAAAAAGAAAAATTCCAGGCTTCGGGTTCGCTGGAACCAGAGAGAAATAATCAGGATAGAAAAGGTTTTCAGATTTCAGATAATAAAATATCTCGAAATTCAGGTAATAAGGTTTCTCGATATCCGGACAAAAAAGCCTCTCGAAGTCCTGATAAAAAGAGTTCTCAAACCCCGAAGGGCAAATCAGAAAACAAGTCAACAGGTTTTAAAAGAGGAGCTTCGGAGAGGAAGCAAGCTTTCAGCAAGAGCCGTGGCTCTGAGAAAAGTCCGGATATAGCTAACCAGAAAAAGAGCTCCCATCGTTTCGAGTATGAAGACGATCAGATTTTCTGGTGTAAAAAATGCAACCTGCCCCTGATAGGTGAGGAATGTGGAAGATGTGGAGGTAGGGGGAAAAGCCTTCAGCTCTCACAGCCTGCAGATGTCCGTTTTTGTTCTCCTTATGAGAGGGAAGTCCTGGATAGGGAGCTTTATTTAGCCTTTGGCTGCAATCCCCTGGGAAAGAGGCTAATTCTCCTTAACAAGATCCCTGGTGAGGATAAAACCGATGAAGTGATCGTAGATGGCTTTGTGTTTGGAATTCTCAGGTTTGACCTCTCGAAAATGGATTACAGCTTTGAACCTACCCTGCAGGGAACAAAAATTCTCCTGAAACACGCTGAAGGCAGGAAAGTAGAACTTAAGAAAACAAACAGGCATCTTAGTGGAAAAAGCGTATCCTCGGAATCTATTGAAGCCTTTGACAGCAATATAAAAGCAGGGGATTTCGTCCTTATTACCGCAGGTAGCCTGACAGGATACGGGGTTTCTTTAATCGATGGAAATGACTTTTCGGATTACACAACCCTGCCTGAAACCAAGAACAGGAATAAACTGGAATCTTCAACCGGAGCCGGGACAAAAATTCTCAGGATAAAGAAGATTGACGGCAGCGAGATCACGCTTCATCCTGAAACCCCGGATCTAGATGCATGCATAGAAGCCAATAAAAAGCACCTCCAGGTGCTTGGAAAAAATGCGATCAACACTATCCGCGGGATTATCTCCAGGAAAGAATACCGAAACCTGCCTGTCTATGTATCTTTCAGCGGCGGAAAAGACAGCCTTGTAGCACTTGATCTAGCTCGTGCATCTCTCAAGCAGAGAGAACTTAAAGCTTTCTTCCTGAACACAGGTATTGAATTTCCGGAAACAGTCGAATTTGTACGAAGTTTTTGCCGGGAAAAAGGAATTCTTCTAAATGAAGCTAACGCGGGTTCCGCTTTCTGGGATCAGGTAGGAAAATTCGGACCACCTGCAAAAGACTTCCGCTGGTGCTGCAAGGTCTGCAAACTGGCATCAGCAGGCGACATTATTGATGCAGGGAAAGAGAATTTCTCTCTAAAAAGCTCCGGTGATGTGACTTATCTGACAATTGACGGTAAGCGAAAACACGAATCATTCTCAAGGGCAAGGATTGCAGCAAGCGAGACCAATCCCTTTGTCCCTGCCCAGCTCAATATTTTCCCTATCAGGGACTGGAAGGCAATTGAGGTTTGGCTCTATATCCACTGGAGAGGGCTTTCCTACAATCCTCTCTATGACCTCGGCTTCGAAAGAGTAGGCTGCTGGCTCTGTCCATCTGCCCTTGCTGCGGAATATGCCATGGTAAAAGAACTGCACCCTGAAATGTACGCAAAGTGGAACGCTTTCCTGTTGAAATGGGCTAAAGAACGGGGACTTTCCGAAAAGTTCGTAGAACATGGATTCTGGCGCTGGAAAGAACTACCGCCTAAAATGCTCAGGCTGGCTGAAGAGCTCGGAATCTCAGTCCTGCCCGGAGAAAACACTGAAAACTTTGAAATTGAAGTCGTGGGAGGAATTTCTCCCTGTCGTGCAGGCGGTTATTCCATAGAAGCAGGAGTAAAAGGCATAAGGGAAAAAGAAGCCGCAGGTTTCGTCAACGTGCTTGGGAACACGGTTTATGCCGAAGACCTGGGGATGCTGCTTATTAAAACCAGAACCGGAACTGTAAAATTTTTTTCGAACGGAAACCTGCTTGCAAGTTCGGAAACAAAGGAAAAGGCGGTTTCGCTTTTTAAGGAAACTGCAAGACAGTTTGTAAGGCTTTCCCGCTGTACCGGCTGCGGAATCTGTGTAAAAGCCTGTCCAGTTGGAGCAGTGTCTCTCGAAGGAAAAATCCCACACGTAAGCGAAGCCTGTATCAGGTGCGGAAAATGTACGGAATCCTGTGTGGTTACCCGATACTTTGATAAACTCGTACCTGACCTGGATCAAAGGTTAAAGATATGA
- a CDS encoding geranylgeranyl reductase family protein: MNYDVIVVGAGPVGSTAARYAALNGAKVLLLEEHASIGSPVSCTGLLSTRAVAECELKPSDEFVLNSVRGAMVYAPDGQCLPIDGKQTKAYVVSRKNFDRALAVMAVEEGVELSLRTRAVGLEKTSPETGKGGNEGSQVKLRVIRNGKPETICTSVVIGADGVKSQIASYVGLKKPARVLPGIQIEASYVSDDIDFVELFPGSSAPGFFAWTVPVNEKISRIGLALEPGLAWKNGQEENSPLVYLEKFLSSNPHVKSRYSGGMLDFVVGGIPIGPPERTVTDGILLAGDAAGQTKPTSGGGVYTGAYAAKIAGKVAAKAALEGDTSAGRLSEYDELWRKALGRELEIGMKIHDYMGKLEDRQLNDLIGSLNTPSILNTITEYGDMDHPSVLVRKLMFSGNSFRLMKAFGAFLRTLF, translated from the coding sequence ATGAATTATGATGTTATTGTGGTCGGAGCCGGGCCTGTGGGATCCACTGCAGCTCGCTATGCAGCCCTGAACGGGGCAAAGGTTCTGCTGCTCGAAGAACATGCTTCCATAGGGTCGCCCGTTAGCTGTACCGGGCTTTTGAGCACCAGAGCGGTTGCAGAATGCGAACTCAAGCCTTCTGACGAGTTTGTGCTCAATTCCGTACGCGGGGCGATGGTGTACGCTCCTGACGGGCAGTGCCTGCCGATCGATGGAAAGCAAACAAAGGCATATGTGGTGTCGCGGAAAAACTTTGACCGCGCCCTTGCAGTGATGGCTGTGGAAGAAGGCGTAGAACTTTCACTCAGGACAAGGGCAGTGGGACTTGAGAAAACCAGTCCAGAGACCGGTAAGGGAGGAAATGAAGGCTCTCAGGTAAAACTAAGAGTAATCAGGAACGGAAAGCCAGAGACTATATGCACATCTGTCGTCATAGGGGCTGACGGCGTAAAAAGCCAGATAGCCAGCTATGTAGGGCTTAAAAAACCTGCCCGTGTGCTTCCGGGAATCCAGATTGAAGCTTCATATGTTTCTGACGACATCGATTTTGTGGAACTTTTCCCTGGCTCTTCTGCTCCCGGTTTTTTTGCCTGGACCGTACCTGTTAACGAAAAAATCTCAAGAATCGGGCTTGCCCTTGAACCCGGACTTGCCTGGAAAAACGGTCAGGAAGAAAATTCTCCCCTCGTTTACCTTGAGAAATTCCTCAGCTCCAATCCTCACGTAAAATCAAGATACTCAGGGGGCATGCTTGATTTTGTAGTCGGAGGAATCCCTATAGGTCCCCCAGAAAGAACAGTTACGGACGGGATTCTGCTTGCAGGTGATGCGGCAGGACAGACTAAACCGACTTCAGGAGGTGGAGTTTATACCGGAGCTTATGCAGCAAAAATCGCTGGAAAGGTTGCAGCTAAGGCTGCGCTTGAGGGGGATACATCGGCAGGGCGGCTCTCGGAATATGATGAGCTCTGGCGAAAGGCTCTTGGAAGAGAGCTTGAGATAGGCATGAAAATCCATGACTACATGGGAAAGCTGGAAGACAGACAGTTAAACGACCTTATAGGTTCGCTAAATACCCCTTCTATACTCAACACCATTACTGAATACGGCGATATGGATCATCCTTCTGTCCTTGTGAGAAAGCTAATGTTTTCAGGAAATTCCTTTAGACTTATGAAAGCTTTTGGGGCGTTCTTAAGAACCCTTTTTTAA
- a CDS encoding Glu/Leu/Phe/Val family dehydrogenase, producing the protein MGSRRSKLLEDVKQHLCTCAEGLKLTPEMEAFLEMPMRELYVSLPVHMDDGSIKVFRGFRVQYNEALGPTKGGVRFHPEDTIETTRALAALMTWKCALHKLPLGGAKGGVICNPKELSHREIERLSRAYIRGIYQIIGPDRDIPAPDVYTNPQVMAWMMDEYSKLAGKNVFGAITGKPTILGGSAGRYDATARGGLYTVREAAKKLGINLKTARVAVHGFGNVGYHAAYLAKKMFGCKVVAVSDSKGAIFSADGLDPEDVSGHKHSTGSVLNYPGAKTLTNEELLELDVEILIPASLENVITKENAGKVKARILAEMANGPTTIEGEAILNSKGVHIIPDILCNGGGVIVSYFEMVQNYSGMQWGEEEIRSRLERKMKEAYHSVYNFASKNNVTMRQAAYTLAVGRVVEAMQLRGWI; encoded by the coding sequence ATGGGTTCTCGTCGTTCCAAGCTTCTTGAAGATGTTAAGCAGCATCTGTGCACATGTGCAGAGGGTCTTAAGCTCACGCCTGAGATGGAAGCATTCCTGGAAATGCCTATGAGAGAACTCTATGTTTCCCTGCCAGTCCACATGGATGACGGTTCTATAAAGGTCTTTAGAGGCTTTCGGGTGCAGTACAATGAGGCTCTGGGTCCCACGAAAGGAGGCGTACGTTTTCATCCAGAGGATACCATAGAGACAACGAGAGCCCTTGCAGCCCTTATGACATGGAAATGTGCCCTTCATAAGCTGCCTCTGGGAGGGGCAAAAGGTGGGGTTATTTGCAACCCAAAAGAACTCTCACATAGGGAAATCGAGCGTCTGAGCAGGGCATATATCCGCGGAATTTACCAGATAATAGGTCCTGACAGGGATATTCCTGCCCCTGATGTTTATACAAATCCACAAGTCATGGCCTGGATGATGGATGAGTACTCAAAACTGGCAGGTAAGAACGTATTTGGTGCCATTACAGGCAAGCCGACAATCCTGGGAGGTTCGGCAGGCAGGTACGATGCCACAGCACGAGGCGGCTTATATACAGTCCGGGAAGCCGCAAAAAAACTTGGAATAAACCTGAAAACCGCAAGGGTTGCAGTCCATGGGTTCGGAAATGTGGGGTATCATGCTGCTTACCTGGCAAAGAAGATGTTCGGCTGTAAAGTCGTGGCTGTAAGCGACAGCAAAGGTGCGATCTTCTCAGCTGACGGGCTTGACCCTGAGGATGTTTCAGGGCATAAGCATTCAACTGGTTCGGTACTGAACTACCCGGGAGCAAAAACCCTTACCAATGAGGAATTGCTTGAGCTGGATGTCGAGATCTTGATTCCAGCTTCGCTTGAGAATGTTATAACCAAAGAGAATGCAGGAAAGGTCAAAGCCAGGATTCTTGCCGAGATGGCTAACGGCCCAACCACTATAGAAGGAGAAGCGATCCTCAATTCTAAAGGGGTTCACATCATCCCAGATATCCTCTGTAACGGAGGTGGAGTCATTGTTTCATATTTTGAGATGGTGCAGAACTATTCAGGCATGCAATGGGGAGAAGAAGAGATCAGGAGCCGTCTTGAGAGAAAGATGAAAGAAGCGTATCATTCTGTGTACAACTTTGCATCAAAAAACAATGTCACGATGCGGCAGGCTGCATATACCCTTGCTGTCGGTAGGGTGGTTGAAGCAATGCAGCTCAGGGGCTGGATATGA
- a CDS encoding rubredoxin yields MYRCSTCGYLYNPNRGDSSQSIPPNTPFQNLPKSWKCPRCGAPKEKFKEV; encoded by the coding sequence ATGTACAGATGCAGCACCTGCGGATATCTCTACAATCCCAATCGCGGGGATTCCTCACAATCTATCCCTCCCAATACACCTTTTCAAAACCTCCCAAAATCATGGAAATGCCCCAGATGTGGAGCTCCCAAAGAAAAATTTAAAGAAGTCTGA